A genome region from Ignavibacteriota bacterium includes the following:
- a CDS encoding alpha-N-arabinofuranosidase → MPTTITIHAHDAIGVIRPELHGHFLEHLGTATYGGIWVGRDSTIPNIDGLRARAVEYLRTLAVPVLRWPGGCFADAYHWRDGIGPAERRPRTVNHTWGGSIEDNGFGTHEFMHLCSLIGAQPYLAANMGSGSPSELRDWVEYCNYPSGSTLADMRIGNGARDPFAVRYWGIGNESWACGGNMTAEEYAALYARFGTFVPTCGGTTPYLIAVGPNNNDTAWTRRFFTALSAGRMFTPRIHGFAMHYYSWGTCAPTRYTPDALRTQFSSFEGMEHAIVEQRAYLDMFAERAGIPRIDLLVDEWGTWDVSEKEVEDQYGLFWQQNTIRDAAAAALGLNVFHRHADKLGMCNIAQVANVLQASLLTSGPACVRTPTYHALVLMKDHRNRTALRVESPLSPSRELSVSASRDDRTIVVTCVNPDPGAPRAIRLDIGDASISAVEGEEIADNDPNACNTFANPDRIVPHPVTPEVSGDTIAMTMAPLSIMHLRITVS, encoded by the coding sequence ATGCCAACGACGATAACGATCCACGCCCATGATGCCATCGGTGTGATCCGGCCGGAACTACACGGACACTTTCTCGAACACCTGGGTACGGCCACCTACGGCGGGATCTGGGTCGGACGCGACAGTACGATACCCAACATCGATGGCCTCCGCGCTCGTGCGGTGGAGTATCTTCGCACCCTTGCCGTTCCCGTACTCCGCTGGCCCGGCGGGTGTTTCGCCGATGCCTATCACTGGCGCGACGGGATCGGTCCGGCAGAGCGGCGGCCGCGCACCGTGAATCACACCTGGGGCGGATCGATCGAGGACAATGGCTTCGGGACGCACGAGTTCATGCACCTGTGTTCCCTCATCGGCGCACAGCCCTACCTGGCAGCGAACATGGGAAGCGGCTCTCCGTCCGAACTTCGCGATTGGGTGGAATACTGCAACTACCCGTCGGGCAGCACGCTCGCAGACATGCGGATCGGCAACGGCGCGCGCGATCCATTCGCCGTGCGCTACTGGGGCATCGGGAACGAGAGCTGGGCGTGCGGCGGGAACATGACCGCGGAAGAGTATGCCGCCCTCTATGCCCGCTTCGGTACGTTCGTCCCCACGTGCGGCGGCACAACACCGTACCTCATCGCCGTCGGACCGAACAACAACGACACCGCGTGGACACGGCGTTTCTTCACCGCGCTCAGCGCGGGACGCATGTTCACCCCGCGGATCCACGGATTCGCGATGCACTACTACAGCTGGGGGACCTGCGCCCCGACCCGGTACACGCCCGATGCTCTCCGCACCCAGTTCTCAAGTTTTGAGGGGATGGAGCACGCGATCGTCGAGCAGCGCGCATACCTGGACATGTTCGCTGAACGGGCAGGCATCCCCCGCATCGACCTGCTCGTGGACGAATGGGGCACGTGGGACGTGAGCGAGAAAGAGGTCGAAGACCAGTACGGGCTGTTCTGGCAGCAGAATACCATTCGCGACGCTGCCGCCGCGGCACTCGGCCTCAATGTCTTCCACCGGCACGCAGACAAGCTGGGAATGTGCAACATCGCTCAGGTCGCCAATGTCCTGCAGGCCTCGCTGCTCACCTCCGGGCCTGCGTGTGTCCGAACACCAACGTATCATGCCCTCGTCCTGATGAAGGATCACAGGAACCGGACGGCGCTCCGTGTGGAGTCCCCGCTGTCCCCGTCACGCGAGCTGTCGGTGTCCGCTTCGCGTGATGACCGGACGATCGTCGTGACGTGTGTGAACCCCGACCCTGGAGCACCCCGGGCGATCCGGCTGGATATCGGCGACGCATCCATTTCCGCGGTCGAAGGCGAAGAGATCGCGGACAATGATCCCAATGCATGTAACACCTTTGCGAACCCGGACCGGATCGTGCCGCACCCGGTCACCCCGGAGGTCTCAGGGGATACGATCGCAATGACCATGGCTCCCCTCTCCATCATGCATCTTCGGATCACCGTTTCCTGA
- a CDS encoding sugar porter family MFS transporter yields MQPTKYATLLSTVAALGGLLFGYDTAVVAGAIGFLRDHFSLDAAETGFAASSALLGCILGAAGAGSLSDRFGRRRALLLSALFFTVSAIWSAIPNSLTEFNIARVIGGVGVGMASMLSPLYIAEIAPAGIRGRLISFNQFAIVSGILLVYFVNYWIAGLGDQAWNTSTGWRWMFGSETIPALLFMLSLAAIPESPRWLIKQGRVDEATATLTRLSGAAHAHQEVREITEAIALEGSSLRDLLRPGIRRTFVIGLSLAVLQQITGINVFLYYAPEIFKSLGSGTDAALLQTVVIGACNVLFTVVAIRTVDHLGRRPLLMIGAAGMGAALAGLGWSAYTSTTAAWTLIFILGYIACFALSMGPVVWVVLAEIFPTRLRGRAMAAATFLLWMSNFIISQTFPMLDANAWLVEHFHHAFPFWLYAFFCVATVVLVWRFLPETKGKTLEEIERSWIH; encoded by the coding sequence ATGCAACCGACGAAGTACGCCACCCTTCTCAGCACCGTCGCCGCACTTGGCGGGCTCCTCTTCGGCTACGATACGGCGGTGGTCGCGGGTGCGATCGGGTTTCTCCGTGACCACTTCTCGCTGGATGCCGCTGAGACAGGGTTTGCGGCATCCAGTGCCCTCCTCGGCTGCATCCTCGGAGCCGCCGGGGCGGGCTCGCTGAGCGACCGGTTCGGCAGGAGGAGGGCGCTTCTCCTTTCCGCCCTCTTCTTCACCGTCTCCGCGATCTGGTCGGCGATCCCCAACTCCCTCACCGAATTCAACATCGCCCGCGTCATCGGCGGCGTCGGCGTCGGCATGGCCTCGATGCTCTCGCCGCTGTATATCGCCGAGATAGCGCCTGCCGGGATCCGCGGCCGGCTCATCTCCTTCAATCAATTCGCGATCGTCAGCGGTATCCTGCTCGTCTACTTCGTCAATTACTGGATCGCAGGACTCGGCGACCAGGCATGGAACACCTCGACAGGCTGGCGATGGATGTTCGGCTCGGAAACGATCCCCGCGCTCCTGTTCATGCTCTCCCTTGCCGCGATCCCCGAAAGCCCCCGCTGGCTCATCAAGCAGGGGCGGGTTGACGAAGCCACCGCGACCCTCACCCGGCTCTCCGGCGCCGCACATGCACACCAGGAGGTACGGGAGATCACGGAAGCGATCGCCCTGGAAGGATCCTCACTGCGCGACCTGCTCCGGCCCGGGATCCGCCGGACATTCGTGATCGGCCTCTCACTGGCGGTCCTCCAGCAGATCACCGGCATCAATGTCTTCCTCTACTATGCACCCGAGATCTTCAAGTCGCTTGGCTCGGGAACCGATGCGGCGTTGCTCCAGACCGTGGTCATCGGCGCGTGCAACGTGCTGTTCACGGTCGTGGCGATACGCACCGTGGACCACCTCGGGCGCAGGCCTCTGCTGATGATCGGTGCAGCAGGGATGGGGGCCGCGCTGGCCGGGTTGGGGTGGAGTGCCTACACCTCGACCACCGCAGCGTGGACACTCATCTTCATCCTCGGCTATATCGCCTGCTTCGCGCTGTCGATGGGCCCGGTGGTCTGGGTCGTGCTCGCCGAGATCTTCCCCACACGCCTCCGCGGCCGCGCAATGGCGGCCGCCACGTTCCTGCTCTGGATGTCGAACTTCATCATTTCACAAACGTTCCCGATGTTGGATGCGAATGCGTGGCTGGTCGAACACTTCCACCACGCATTCCCCTTCTGGCTGTATGCGTTCTTCTGCGTCGCCACCGTCGTTCTGGTCTGGCGATTCCTTCCTGAAACGAAAGGGAAGACCCTCGAAGAGATCGAACGATCCTGGATCCACTGA
- a CDS encoding phytanoyl-CoA dioxygenase family protein has product MQKDLKEIYDREGYVVVREAIDSALVEEAQRHVHWLLEKNPGVRPEQLHAHLAWNDPFWVRLISDNRLLDIAQQFVGPDIALFATHYICKPPRTGQAVLWHQDGSYWPIEPMNVITMWLAVSDSMPANGCMRVIPRTHHLVLEQHEERKDVDNVLGSAMKEQYVDESKAIDVILKAGDLSIHHPNTIHGSEANTSDLWRMGLTIRYIPTTTRLLKPEMAAPFLLRGNAVPGINDYRPRPRYQDGVHMAFAGCDRWK; this is encoded by the coding sequence ATGCAGAAGGACCTGAAAGAGATCTACGATCGGGAAGGCTATGTTGTCGTCCGCGAAGCCATCGACAGTGCGCTCGTCGAAGAGGCACAGCGGCATGTCCACTGGCTCCTGGAAAAGAACCCCGGCGTCCGGCCGGAGCAACTCCATGCTCATCTCGCCTGGAACGACCCGTTCTGGGTGCGGCTCATCAGCGATAACCGCCTTCTGGATATCGCGCAGCAATTCGTCGGGCCCGACATCGCCCTCTTTGCGACACACTACATCTGCAAGCCGCCGCGCACGGGGCAGGCGGTGCTCTGGCATCAGGACGGCAGCTACTGGCCCATCGAACCGATGAACGTGATCACCATGTGGCTGGCCGTCTCCGACTCCATGCCTGCGAATGGATGCATGCGTGTCATCCCGCGCACCCACCATCTGGTCCTCGAACAGCATGAGGAGCGAAAGGATGTGGACAACGTCCTCGGTTCGGCGATGAAGGAGCAGTACGTGGATGAGTCAAAGGCCATCGACGTGATCCTCAAGGCCGGTGACCTGTCGATCCATCACCCCAACACCATTCATGGATCGGAAGCGAACACCTCCGACCTGTGGCGCATGGGATTGACCATCCGCTACATCCCCACCACCACACGCCTCCTGAAGCCGGAGATGGCGGCGCCGTTCCTCCTCCGTGGCAACGCCGTGCCGGGCATCAATGACTACCGCCCGCGGCCACGCTATCAGGACGGCGTCCACATGGCATTTGCCGGATGCGACCGGTGGAAATGA